From Gadus morhua chromosome 14, gadMor3.0, whole genome shotgun sequence:
GGAGGGAACATGGAGGTTCTGGAGGGTGAAGACCACCTTCCCCTCGTACGGGTCGTGAATGTTCTCGTAGGTGATCTTATCTGCGACCACGCGGCACTGGAACTTGGCAGAGCGTTTCCCCGTCAGGCTGATTCTCACGGCCACCAGGGGGTTCAGGTAGTTGGGCTGCAAAACCGACCACACACTGGTTATTGTCTGGCTATAGGGTCGGTCGGTTTTTAATTGGATAGTTGTGATTTTGGTTGTTTAGTCCCTTGGTTAGTTAGTTGACTCACCTGGGCCAGTTTACCATAGTAGGGGAAGTAAGATCTATCCATGAGAGCATTTTCTGGAAAGTACTCTATCTTCTTCacgttctcctctccttcctacacgcacacacgggcacacacacatatatacacacatcaaATGGCTTGTCTTGTGAACACACTACAATGGTGttagtgagtgtgagtgtgtgtgtgtgtgtgtgtgtgtgtgtgtgtgtgtgtgtgtgtgtgtgtgtgtgtgtgtgtgtgtgtgtgtgtgtgtgtgtgtgtgtgtgtgtgtgtgtgtgtgttccctctcACCAGAACTGTACAGTTCACTTGTATGTCTTGGGTGTTGTTTTTGGATGGGAGGTAATTGataatctaaaaaaaaaaacagataatCAAGGAGGGGGTAGCTATATCTTCCATGCTCACTAGCCTAGGCACCCTGCGATGACGCAGTATGTGCTAACTATTCTAGCGTTGAGACCTACCCTGTTTATCCTAACGATGACATAGGGTATGCTAACTAACTAGTGCTGGGACCTACCCTATTCATCTTAATGATGACACAGGGTGTGCTAACTAACTAGTGCTGGGACCTACCCTATTCATCTTAACTAACTAGTGCTGGGACCTACCCTATTCATCTTAACTAACTAGTGCTGGGACCTACCCTATTCATCTTAACTAACTAGTGCTGGGACCTACCCTATTCATCTTAACTAACTAGTGCTGGGACCTACCCTATTCATCTTAACGATGACACAGGGTGTGCTAACTAACTAGTGCTGGGACCTACCCTATTCCTCTTAACTAACTAGTGCTGGGACCTACCCTATTCATCTTAATGATGACACAGGGTGTGCTAACTAACTAGTGCTGGGACCTACCCTATTCATCTTAACTAACTGGTGCTGGGACCTAACCTATTCATCTTAACTAACTAGTGCTGGGACCTACCCTATTCATCTTAATGATGACACAGGGTGTGCTAACTAACTAGTGCTGGGACCTACCCTATTCCTCTTAACTAACTAGTGCTGGGACCTACCCTATTCATCTTAATGATGACACAGGGTGTGCTATCTAACTAGTGCTGGGACCTACCCTATTCATCTTAACTAACTAGTGCTGGGACCTACCCTATTCATCTTAACTAACTAGTGCTGGGACCTACCCTATTCATCTTAATGATGACACAGGGTGTGCTAACTAACTAGTGCTGGGACCTACCCTATTCATCTTAATGATGACACAGGGTGTGCTATCTAACTAGTGCTGGGACCTACCCTATTCATCTTAATGATGACACAGGGTGTGCTATCTAACTAGTGCTGGGACCTACCCTATTCATCTTAATGATGACACAGGGCATATCACAGTTGTAGCCGAAGGTGGGGTCGTGCAGTCCGGAGCAGTTGCCAAGCTGGCTGacggagaaggagcaggactCCTTGGTGTGAGTACCAGGTAGAAAATTGTGCTGCATAAAGTACTTTCCCTTGGTGCAGTTGTGGTCACAGTCCTTCTGTAGAGTGTCGTTGTACTctaagagagagggacagtcagagagagacaagagaaagCTGGTTAGTGGGGGAAAGTATAGGGATAAGGGTTAATGGTCAGGGATAAGGGGTGTGTTTACTGACGTGATGGTGGTACTGACATTGTTAGTGGTGAGGTGAttgttatttattgtttatgTTTTATATGGACAACGTGCAATTCAAAGTAATTGTACCACATTTGTTTGCTAGCAGCTAATTTACATCTGCTGGCAGGTAGGAGGATTTGAGCGAACACAAATCAATTGTTCGAGAGAACCCTAAAGAGTAGTGATAGCCAAAGAGGTTGGGCAGGGAGGGGGATTAATGACAGGATGAGGGGGAAACATTGATAACTGTTTAGCAATTAATACATTCCTCAACCCTTGTATGGAATTAAGATGTACTTCTAGACGTTTAAAATGATCTTGAACATACTAGAGAGTTCCTTCTCCTCATTTTCTATcttacaaaaaaatgtaataccCAGCTATAACAAAATCACAATTCTATTTTAACCGCTGTGAACCACTTGAACCGTTCTTTGTATTTATTAGGAGTATGTTGAGAAATGTGATGATGGTACTAGCGTAGTTAGCGGTTACTAATGAGTCACGTGGGGTGATCGGGGTACTTACGCCccaggaagttgtgaaggcAGGAGGACATCTTGCTCACGCTCACTTTGTCTGAGGAGTTGTAAGTGATCACTATATGCTCCTCATCATATTTATCTGGCCACACCAtcacacctgagagagagagagagagagagagacagagagagagagagagagagagagagagagagagatagagagagagagagagagagagagagagagagagagagagagagagagagagagagagagagagagagagggacggagggagggaggggagagagggaggggggagagagagggagagagttagtatctataatatatacaaCATAAATAACATATATAGTTAGTATACCGTATATATAATGTATGCTTTATGATATACACcatgtactgtatactgtataccTGGCGAGGGCAGTCGGTCCTGGTAGTCCGGAGTGTACGGGTCCAGGGTGTACATCAGCGTCCAGATGGCCAGGCAGAAGAGCCCCGTCATCACCACGTAGAACGCCACGTAGTACAGGCTGATGTACACtacggtaaccatagcaacaaaCCAGTCAGGGACCACATTAAGGCAACCGTGACGACACATTGGTGAGAGCCTGAGCTACGGTAACCATAGCAGTCTGCTAAATGTGTAGCTGTAAACCTCAACGGTCAGAGGCTAGTGGAAGCTGGTGTGTGAGGATGTCTTCATCATTAGGCTGTGTGTTCTCTACGGCAGGTCAAGGTGTCCTCTGTGGAGGCCAAGCTTATTCCTTATCGCACACCTTAGTTTATCTTCACCTCGTGAacactgaatacacacacttgaacacacacactgacctccacaagggcgtctgtgtgtgtgtgtttgtatctgtgcgtgtgtgtgtgcgagaagcAATGGATTGTACTCTGTGATCCATCTATTAACCGCTGAGTTAGTGGACTACTTAAAGGggccatattataccaccaggtgtgagtgtgattagccactTCTAGCAGTTTTGAAAgactgcctcttctgacatcacacctggtggtataatatgtcatcttCAACCCTTCTGTAAAATaaccataaaaaataataatacaataataaataaatacaataaatacaataatgatATCATGATATCTATAGAGagaatctatctatctagcatTTCTTAAGCTATGCATCGGGGCTCAAATTGGCTTGTGGTCCAGATGTATACGGTTCCGGAAACCCACAGAACACTCTGAAAACTGTTAAAGATCACTCATCCCAGTGTGCTCAGAGTGTGCTGAGGGTGTGGTTGGGTCCTGAGGGGAAGAGGTCTACACACCCCTGATCTATATAATAGCAAGTCTGGTTCCGCTCCTACCCCATTTCTCGGGAGTTCTGCCAAACAAGGTCCCATTGTCTGAGTTCCAGACAAAACGTCCAAAGTCTTCACAGCGCTGGCCACAcgttctcttctccttcaagGCGGCCATGTCTCGCTCTGCACAGAACCGGCCTCAACACAAAATCCTTCTTAaactctttctttcctttcttctgCTGGGCTCTGGAGTCTGACGTTCCCACTTTGCTAACTAACTTTTACtgcatctccttctcctctcctccttggtTCTTCTCAGGGGGGTTTGGTGTTGGGCATGCTGTATTTATACGATAAGGACCACTCTCTCTCAAGCCGGAAGTCCTCAGAGAAACAATGTCCTTCAGCCCTCCCCTTGAGATGAAGGTTTCTATGAACGTTGAAACGGTTTATGTTCTCCACCCATTGATATTAATTTGGCAACTACAACTACCCATTGTTTTGTGACCTACAAACATGGATATCTATCAATGTATATGTACAGTACTTGTCTGGTTGTCATGtagacagaagaagagaaaagcgCGTCTCTTATTATCGCTACTATGACATATGGTCTACTTGGCCCTTTCAGTGATTCCCCTTTTTCACAGCAGAGCTCTAGTTACCTCACGACAAGCCTGgttacatatacatattaatCCATAATGGGAAATGTAGCCATCACTTATGATAAATGGCCATCATAAGTGATGGCCATTTATCATTTACTGATCTCATCTGCTGATAGTTAGCAAGCAGACTCCAGTTAAGAATAGATCTCCTTTCATCAAGCAGAAAAACCCTGATACGTTCTACCCAAACGTGCGCTGTCATTCATTAGCATAAACGCCATAGGTTTGACTCCCTAACACACCGTCGCCCTCGCATGGGGAGCCGAACGCCAATGACAGAGCCCACCACCATAGAGGATAACACTCCCCAACCTGTTGGCCATTTTCCCTCAAGAGAAAAACAGAGCATTCTCTCCAGTCCTGGggcctcatctcctcccctcgagttccactcctctcctgaatctactctctcctcccctgaacctcctctctctgctccaggacctcctctcctctcctggacctcctcccccacccctagaCCCCCTCTCCTATCCTAGACCTCCTCTCCttgatctcctctctcctctcctagacCTCCTCTCCttgatctcctctctcctctcctagacCTCCTCTCCttgatctcctctctcctctcctagacCTCCTCTCCttgatctcctctctcctatcctaGACCCCTCTCCTaagccccctctcctctctcgagCTCCACTGCGTCTTTCAGGCGTGTTTCTGGTGAGTTTGTGGTGTGTTTCTGGTGTGTTTGAGGCCTGAAAGGGCTGTTTCAGCGTGTTACAGGTGTGTTTCAGGCCTTGTTTTTTGGCGTGTTTCAGGTGTGTTTTAGGTTTGCTTAAGCGTTCTGCAGGTTTTAAGTGTTTAGGTCTGTTTTTAGCATGTCTCAGGTGTGTTTCAGGTGCATGTCTCAGACACTTTTGAACATACACTCACCAACGCTGCCCAAAGTAGACCTGAAGAGTTGACGTCTGTGGTTTATCGCGGGCCGCTAATGACGGTGTTTGGTGATATGTTATTTGACGTGGGCTGATAGGCTTTGCAGGTACCCTGTCTCTGACCTTGGCCTGGGGCTGGAGCTGGCACACGGCCA
This genomic window contains:
- the LOC115559074 gene encoding potassium-transporting ATPase subunit beta-like, with amino-acid sequence MAALKEKRTCGQRCEDFGRFVWNSDNGTLFGRTPEKWVYISLYYVAFYVVMTGLFCLAIWTLMYTLDPYTPDYQDRLPSPGVMVWPDKYDEEHIVITYNSSDKVSVSKMSSCLHNFLGQYNDTLQKDCDHNCTKGKYFMQHNFLPGTHTKESCSFSVSQLGNCSGLHDPTFGYNCDMPCVIIKMNRIINYLPSKNNTQDIQVNCTVLEGEENVKKIEYFPENALMDRSYFPYYGKLAQPNYLNPLVAVRISLTGKRSAKFQCRVVADKITYENIHDPYEGKVVFTLQNLHVPSSPSSVHHHSSTL